The DNA region AGTGCTAAACTAAAATTGACCACGGTTTTTAGAGATTTCCCAATACAATCGTTCTGACTCACTGGGCGTTACCCTGCTGTTATTCTGATGCAACCTGAACTGGCTATAATATCCAATAATGTAGCGGATGATTTCTTGTTAAGCCTTTACAAAACAACGCTCACCTACAAACGGCAATACATTGAACAACAGTACACACTAAGTTAGTTGGAAAATCACGCCTTATATCCCCGTCCTGAAGAACATGGTTTTACGGTACATCTGATAAAAAGCATGAAGACAACCTATTGTAATAACACCAAACAGGTAGGATGAGCATTTTTTGATATTATTTATCACTCAATACATGAATCATATATAAAATTTATGAATTTAATTCATAATTAAAAACTATATAAACTAAATTTTAAATTATCGAAATAAAAATGATAAATAATCACTTTTATAGCAAAAAAATAACGTTATATCACAATAAAATACCATTTTAAAATTAAAATTTTATTTCCACTACCAATCTGAATCAAAAATATCTAGAATCAAAGATTTCAACCTTATATATTTAAATATAAATAGCAAGATAACAATCCAAGCGAAATAAAAAATTAAAACACACATAATAACATTTAAAATAAAAACAAAAGTAGAATAGATTTTTTATGAAAATAACATTAAAAGACTATTAAAACAGATTTCACAATAACATAGAAAGCACTCCAACAAAAAACATATGCAGGATAAGCAAAAGAGTTCATCGGATAACAATTAAAATACATTCCTGCCAGTATTATACTATAACCAGATAATATTAAAGGTATAAAAATGAAATCACACCAAAATATTTTAAATTCTATCGGTAATAAATTAGGTATCCCACTATCCTTTGATGATAATAAACAATGTATGTTATTGCTTGATGATGACTTATTAGTATCTATACAGGCTAATGAACATTATTGGTTATTAAATGGATTGATATCAAAGATAAAGCAAGAAAATTGCAGTCTTTGGTGCGATCTCATGATTTTAAATAGGGTTCTTGCCGAAAAAAATTTGGGAACAATCGGCTATGAACCCACATCAGAAGCTCTACTTTATTTAGATTCAATTAC from Providencia sp. PROV188 includes:
- the sicP gene encoding chaperone SicP; this encodes MKSHQNILNSIGNKLGIPLSFDDNKQCMLLLDDDLLVSIQANEHYWLLNGLISKIKQENCSLWCDLMILNRVLAEKNLGTIGYEPTSEALLYLDSITNLSEDNILNKIESFVNKLDDFKERLT